Proteins from one Camelina sativa cultivar DH55 chromosome 8, Cs, whole genome shotgun sequence genomic window:
- the LOC104709999 gene encoding LIMR family protein At5g01460-like, with translation MGDFNLALVIVAIVVCVIVFISSIYLLVNYQHPDDANQAYFPKFVVVFGLSIAMISILMLPADVANRHACRHSIYNGACNLTLPMKDLWLAVYIIDAVLVFFVIPFAMFFYEGDQDKSLGKRIKSALIWVVTTAVVCALVLGILYGVIGKVDFSVRHLSSATTTFPTSWQFSNNQPCIGNTARQCSAYTANAASEKTWTMRTTFPEYVVALATIVGSVLFTIFGGVGIACLPLGLITAFIRRPKAVITRSQYIKVHCAGFLVVFMPIIGFHWFSCTLQELLQLEEDVNLLEEMYPQGEKAETAWAFTVLGYLAKFILGILGLIVSVAWIAHIIIYLLVDPPLSPFLNEVFIKLDDVWGLLGTAAFAFFCFYLLLAVIAGAMMLGLKLVFITIHPMKWGATLMNSFLFNVGLILLCSISVIQFCATAFGYYAQATAAQEIFGHTLQSLRGIKYLYKYNVFQIGFVVLAGLTFLYYIAFGWRRKKPSGRFQLST, from the exons ATGGGAGATTTCAATCTCGCTCTCGTGATTGTAGCGATCGTTGTTTGCGTCATTGTTTTCATCTCCAGCATCTACCTCCTCGTTAACTACCAGCATCCAGATGATGCGAACCAGGCTTATTTCCCCAAATTCgttgttgtttttggtttatccATTGCTATGATCTCCATTCTCATGTTGCCCGCCGATGTGGCTAACCGGCATGCTTGTCGCCATTCGATTTACAACGGCGCCTGCAACCTCACTTTGCCCATGAAGGATCTTTGGCTTGCCGTTTACATTATCGACGCTGTCCTTGTCTTCTTCGTTATCCCTTTCGCTATGTTTTTCTATGAAGGCGACCAGGacaa GAGTCTTGGAAAGAGGATAAAAAGTGCTTTGATTTGGGTAGTTACTACTGCTGTTGTTTGTGCTCTGGTGCTTGGGATATTATACG GAGTCATTGGAAAGGTGGACTTCTCTGTCCGGCACTTGTCTTCTGCCACAACCACTTTCCCTACTTCATGGCAGTTTTCAAATAATCAACCTTGCATTGGTAACACTGCTCGTCAG TGCTCAGCATATACAGCTAATGCTGCATCTGAGAAGACGTGGACCATGCGTACTACGTTTCCAGAATATGTTGTTGCTCTAGCTACAATTGTTGGGTCAGTGCTCTTCACG ATATTTGGTGGTGTTGGTATTGCTTGTCTACCCTTGGGACTTATCACCGCATTCATCAGACGACCAAAGGCTGTTATCACTCGGTCACAGTATATAAAGGTTCATTGTGCTGGTTTTTTAGTTGTCTTCATGCCAA TAATTGGATTTCATTGGTTTTCATGTACCCTGCAGGAGTTGCTCCAATTGGAAGAAGATGTGAACCTCTTAGAAGAGATGTATCCGCAAGGAGAGAAG GCAGAAACTGCTTGGGCCTTCACTGTCCTGGGATACTTGGCCAAGTTTATTCTTGGAATATTAGG ATTAATTGTTTCTGTGGCTTGGATTGCACACATCATCATATATCTACTTGTTGACCCTCCACTCTCTCCTTTTCTTAATGAAGTTTTCATTAAACTGGATGACGTCTGGG gtCTTCTGGGCACAGCTGCTTTTGCTTTCTTCTGTTTCTACCTCCTACTTGCTGTTATTGCTGGGGCAATGATGCTTGGTTTGAAGCTGGTCTTCATTACCATTCATCCAATGAA ATGGGGAGCCACTCTTATGAACTCTTTCCTCTTCAATGTTGGTCTCATTCTCCTTTGTTCTATCAG TGTGATCCAATTCTGCGCCACTGCATTTGGATATTATGCTCAAGCCACCGCCGCACAGGAGATATTTGGCCACACTTTGCAGTCTCTTCGTGGTATTAAGTACCTCTACAA GTACAATGTGTTCCAGATCGGGTTTGTTGTCCTCGCTGGACTGACCTTTTTATATTACATTGCCTTT ggatggagaagaaaaaagccGAGCGGTAGATTCCAGCTCTCTACCTAA
- the LOC104708996 gene encoding uncharacterized protein LOC104708996: protein MDHLDHADHSYRLLCPNERYEKEKDGKVITISGRIHHIMNSSYFISEAEEEKCDPNLHSLLCKNRKESSEVYATYRCCACGQKLLGETYYVCSYCDLNYHNECVESPSVFHSSDHPKHPLQLVSIPGMFFFEHDKRCFSCRHRHCELFYYCSICDFSLHPVCARSPTSLTVDSPKRHKHTLHYFPRNSGLVCDVCALVDGSDYSYVCLLCDFFVHKRCLDLPYVIKVSRHDHRLAFTPTLPYKEPTKTTDCGVCHATINENYGGYSCTREGCVYALHSRCAMQSDVCDRKELEGEPEEVYEDTKMFEEKGDGVIQHRSHPLHLLRLENISHHESKPCQACRLPSNYCGHGHGDVYRCLQCDDFILHKSCAYLPRVVQFMLHVHPLTLELSYTTTGFRCVKCHRYSSGFAFVCHLRGWCEYYWVVDTLCASICEPFHHHSHSHPLFVTCGEHETKTCSICQSSEEQPLNCVKCYFVLCFRCATLPHKARYEHDEHLLTFSYQEDASDELYGCEICEEDINPKNGLYVCNECGVTLHIECLLGRDPYVTPGSYWTGVLFNTHSTRPICKTCKRRCPYKIKINSSSTGGPYCSVDCLETDHRVGRGFFI from the coding sequence ATGGATCATCTTGACCACGCTGATCATTCCTATCGACTCTTATGCCCAAACGAACGatatgaaaaagagaaagatggcAAAGTGATAACAATCAGTGGGAGAATCCATCACATAATGAATAGTTCATATTTCATTTCTGAggctgaagaagaaaagtgCGATCCAAATCTCCACTCGCTTCtttgcaaaaacagaaaagaaagtTCAGAAGTGTACGCAACATATAGGTGCTGTGCTTGTGGGCAAAAACTATTAGGTGAAACCTATTACGTCTGCAGCTATTGCGACCTAAACTACCACAACGAATGTGTTGAGTCTCCTTCCGTGTTCCATTCTTCTGATCATCCAAAACATCCTCTTCAACTTGTCTCGATTCCCGGCATGTTTTTCTTTGAACATGATAAACGATGTTTTTCTTGTAGACATCGCCATTGCGAGCTATTTTACTACTGCTCTATTTGTGATTTCTCACTCCATCCAGTCTGTGCGAGAAGTCCAACATCCCTAACTGTAGACAGTCCAAAAAGGCATAAGCATACCCTCCATTACTTTCCCAGGAACTCCGGTCTGGTTTGCGATGTCTGTGCGTTGGTGGACGGTTCCGATTACTCATATGTATGTCTCCTATGCGATTTCTTTGTCCACAAACGATGTCTCGACTTACCATATGTCATAAAGGTATCTCGCCACGATCATCGTCTCGCTTTTACTCCtactcttccttacaaagagcCGACGAAGACGACTGATTGTGGAGTTTGTCATGCGACGATAAACGAAAATTACGGAGGATACTCTTGCACCAGGGAGGGATGCGTTTATGCACTGCATTCCCGATGTGCCATGCAAAGCGATGTGTGTGACCGGAAAGAACTTGAAGGAGAGCCTGAAGAAGTATATGAAGACACTAAAATGTTTGAGGAGAAAGGTGATGGGGTTATACAGCATCGGAGTCATCCGCTTCATCTATTGCGACTTGAAAATATATCCCACCATGAAAGCAAGCCTTGTCAAGCGTGCAGACTTCCTTCTAATTATTGCGGGCACGGCCATGGTGATGTGTACCGATGTTTGCAATGTGATGATTTCATTTTACATAAATCATGTGCATATCTTCCTCGTGTTGTCCAATTTATGCTACACGTTCATCCATTGACTCTAGAACTCAGTTATACCACAACCGGGTTCCGATGTGTGAAATGTCATCGTTACTCATCCGGTTTCGCATTTGTATGTCATCTTCGAGGGTGGTGTGAATATTATTGGGTGGTAGACACTCTTTGTGCTTCTATATGTGAGCCGTTCCATCACCACTCTCATTCACATCCCTTGTTCGTCACCTGCGGTGAACACGAAACCAAAACATGTTCCATCTGTCAATCATCAGAGGAACAACCTTTAAACTGTGTGAAatgctattttgttttgtgcttTCGTTGTGCCACTCTTCCACATAAAGCCAGATACGAACATGATGAGCATTTGCTGACTTTTTCCTACCAAGAAGATGCAAGTGATGAGCTATATGGGTGCGAAATATGCGAGGAAGATATAAACCCAAAGAATGGGTTATATGTATGCAATGAGTGTGGAGTCACACTCCACATCGAATGTTTACTAGGGAGAGATCCCTATGTCACGCCTGGATCATATTGGACGGGTGTTCTTTTCAACACTCATTCAACTCGGCCTATATGTAAAACATGCAAAAGACGTTGTccttacaaaataaagataaattcaTCTAGCACAGGCGGCCCATACTGCTCTGTTGATTGCCTTGAAACTGATCATCGCGTGGGAAGAGGCTTCTTTATATAG
- the LOC104710000 gene encoding uncharacterized protein LOC104710000: KEFNLDITTSDYNDQEIEDNIVHNCIANEIIPSLPHIKHTWGDEFPISEPDWDLIIASDILLYVKQYPNLIKSLTFLLKTYKPTNAASPTECKLNGADTELPRPVFLMSWRRRIGKDDESLFFTGCEEAGLEVKHLGNRVYCIKLLRESNL; encoded by the exons AAAGAGTTCAATCTCGACATTACTACTTCGGATTACAATGACCAAGAGATTGAAGATAATATTGTTCATAACTGTATTGCAAACGAGATTATCCCTTCCCTGCCTCATATCAAGC ATACATGGGGAGATGAATTTCCAATCTCGGAACCAGATTGGGATTTGATCATAGCCAGTGATATACTTCTAT ATGTGAAACAGTACCCAAACTTGATCAAGTCTCTGACTTTTCTTCTCAAAACCTACAAACCAACCAATGCCGCTAGTCCAACAGAATGCAAGCTAAATG GAGCAGACACAGAACTGCCTCGTCCGGTGTTCTTAATGAGCTGGAGACGAAGAATTGGGAAAGACGATGAGTCTCTATTCTTTACTGGTTGCGAAGAAGCTGGCCTCGAGGTGAAGCATCTCGGAAACCGAGTTTATTGCATCAAGCTGCTTAGAGAAAGCAACCTCTGA
- the LOC104708994 gene encoding uncharacterized protein LOC104708994: MSLPDSLASSSSPPPPVTREETGYHRFEHAHDSGFDHRDRPPWNRSEYDYRHGSIVASENVRDGSTSSEDPWSCVVVVATFCIFVSMTLILGLYGTTTVWLGPNASFLIKPTSVFVQNVIVEELGNKGSGLILYGLNQAPQLDVPAKWSELHYLAVPNDSYKYWIQYLNKGSRLKVSYNVESVGSSLYLVIAQGVDGLSEWVQDPTRPDTTLSWHIISDSGYIEQDITKSSSYYVAVGNVYLNEVKATIDIQVEGILYDTTNAYYNCSFPNDKCTLSVPLFGTNAAILTSPGPKLNNSKNEFCAKLSYEPRWIAYLVCMGVVTALLLIVSGLFNKRQPVSEDEAVDENDDVAPLIPGKDDDNSSWCSSYSSILTSTEELEGAHGEGHSSTRYLCAICYDAPRDCFFLSCGHCVACFQCGTRIAETSGFCPVCRRKIRKVKKIFNV; encoded by the exons ATGTCTCTTCCTGATTCTCtcgcttcgtcttcttctcctcctcctcctgtgACCCGCGAAGAGACCGGGTATCACCGCTTTGAACACGCACACGATAGTGGTTTTGATCATCGTGATCGACCACCATGGAATCGTTCCGAGTACGATTACCGCCATGGGAGCATTGTTGCATCTGAGAACGTCAGGGATGGTTCGACTTCTTCTGAAGACCCTTGGTCTTGCGTTGTCGTCGTTGCTACCTTCTGTATCTTCG TGTCGATGACTTTGATTCTGGGACTTTACGGCACCACGACCGTATGGTTGGGACCAAACGCTTCGTTCCTTATCAAGCCAACTTCAGTGTTCGTCCAAAATGTTATT GTGGAAGAATTAGGGAACAAGGGATCAGGTTTGATACTCTATGGATTGAACCAAGCCCCACAGCTTGATGTTCCGGCTAAATGGTCTGAACTTCACTATCTAGCCGTGCCAAATGATTCTTACAAG TATTGGATACAGTATTTGAACAAGGGGTCACGCTTAAAAGTTTCATACAATGTTGAATCTGTGGGTTCTTCCCTCTACCTTGTCATAGCCCAAG GTGTGGATGGGCTCTCTGAGTGGGTACAGGACCCTACACGTCCAGACACCACATTATCATGGCATATAATCTCTG aTAGTGGTTACATTGAGCAGGACATAACTAAGTCGTCGAGCTATTACGTTGCAGTAGGCAACGTATACCTGAATGAAGTGAAG GCGACGATTGACATTCAAGTCGAGGGGATATTGTATGATACTACAAATGCTTATTACAATTGCTCTTTCCCTAATGACAAGTGCACTCTAAGTGTTCCATTATTTGGAACTAATGCTGCGATACTAACATCACCAGGTCCAAAGCTG AACAATTCTAAGAATGAGTTCTGTGCAAAGCTCTCATATGAACCAAGGTGGATTGCATACTTAGTTTGCATGG gtGTAGTGACAGCACTCTTGTTAATTGTCTCGGGTCTTTTCAATAAACGACAACCAGTCTCCGAAGACGAAGCtgttgatgaaaatgatgatgtaGCTCCTCTAATTCCGGGCAAAGACGACGATAACTCGAGCTGGTGCTCGTCCTACAGTTCTATCTTGACAAGTACTGAGGAACTGGAAGGCGCACATGGTGAAGGCCACAGTAGTACAAGATATCTCTGTGCGATTTGCTATGATGCGCCTAGAGACTGTTTCTTCCTCTCTTGTGGTCACTGCGTTGCTTGCTTCCAGTGCGGGACACG GATAGCTGAAACATCAGGTTTTTGCCCTGTATGTCGTAGGAAGATCAGGAAGGTAAAGAAGATCTTCAATGTCTAA
- the LOC104708995 gene encoding LIMR family protein At5g01460-like — protein sequence MNSFLFNVGLILLCSISVIQFCATAFGYYAQATAAQEIFGHTLQSLRGIKYLYKYNVFQIGFVVLAGLTFLYYIAFGWRRKKPSGRFQLST from the exons ATGAACTCTTTCCTCTTCAATGTTGGTCTCATTCTCCTTTGTTCTATCAG TGTGATCCAATTCTGCGCCACTGCATTTGGATATTATGCTCAAGCCACCGCCGCACAGGAGATATTTGGCCACACTTTGCAGTCTCTTCGTGGTATTAAGTACCTCTACAA GTACAATGTGTTCCAGATCGGGTTTGTTGTCCTCGCTGGACTGACCTTTTTATATTACATTGCCTTT ggatggagaagaaaaaagccGAGCGGTAGATTCCAGCTCTCTACCTAA